A genomic segment from Candidatus Marinimicrobia bacterium CG08_land_8_20_14_0_20_45_22 encodes:
- a CDS encoding DUF1343 domain-containing protein — protein sequence MKNTWKYTISIFATIVWLTSSSFAQQPNYQKPAVKLGIDVLFAEKMDLIRGKRLGLITNPTGVNSELESTIDILNKNGNLVALFGPEHGVRGDVFAGENIENFVDPRTGVPVFSLYGKTNKPTPEMLKNVDALIYDIQDIGNRTYTYIYTMARSMSAAKDANIPFIVLDRPNPLGGELVEGPVLDPAFKSGIGMYPIPYLYGLTAGELAHYFNTEFGINCNLIVVSMKGWNRKMNWNDTGLNWVLTSPHIPHWETAYHCAATGGIGEMPTVNIGVGYTLPFELIGEEWINADQLAAELNDHHLPGVVFRPLHFRPYYLSRKDITMQGVQIHIINFRTFKPIETQIHILTALRKLYPNQPLFDAKRVGSFNKAFGTDSVQKMVMDNLSAEQILATWQKDVEAFKQKSRQYYLYN from the coding sequence ATGAAAAACACCTGGAAATATACCATCAGCATCTTTGCCACAATCGTATGGTTAACGTCCTCATCTTTCGCCCAACAACCGAATTATCAAAAGCCCGCCGTCAAACTCGGAATCGACGTTCTGTTCGCCGAGAAAATGGATTTGATCCGCGGAAAACGTCTCGGACTCATCACGAACCCGACCGGCGTAAATTCCGAACTCGAATCCACGATCGATATCCTGAATAAAAATGGAAATTTGGTCGCTCTTTTCGGTCCCGAACACGGTGTCCGCGGTGACGTTTTTGCCGGTGAAAATATCGAAAACTTCGTTGATCCCAGAACAGGCGTTCCGGTTTTCAGTCTTTACGGAAAAACAAATAAACCAACGCCTGAAATGTTGAAAAATGTCGATGCGCTTATCTATGACATTCAAGACATTGGCAACCGAACTTATACTTACATTTACACGATGGCGCGCTCAATGTCCGCCGCCAAAGACGCCAATATTCCGTTCATCGTTCTAGATCGACCGAATCCGCTGGGCGGCGAACTCGTTGAAGGTCCGGTGCTCGACCCCGCGTTCAAATCCGGCATCGGCATGTATCCAATCCCTTACCTTTACGGATTGACAGCCGGTGAACTGGCGCATTATTTCAACACAGAATTCGGAATCAACTGCAATTTGATCGTCGTTTCCATGAAAGGCTGGAACCGAAAAATGAATTGGAACGACACTGGGCTCAATTGGGTGTTGACATCGCCGCATATCCCGCATTGGGAAACCGCTTATCATTGTGCGGCAACCGGAGGAATTGGCGAGATGCCGACAGTCAACATTGGCGTCGGCTACACCTTGCCGTTCGAACTTATCGGTGAAGAGTGGATTAACGCCGATCAATTAGCGGCAGAACTTAACGATCACCATCTTCCGGGCGTGGTTTTCCGACCGCTCCATTTTCGTCCTTATTATTTATCTCGAAAAGACATCACGATGCAGGGAGTGCAAATTCATATTATCAATTTCAGAACATTCAAACCAATCGAAACGCAGATTCACATTTTGACGGCGCTGAGAAAGCTGTACCCGAACCAACCGTTGTTCGACGCCAAGCGCGTCGGCAGTTTCAATAAAGCTTTCGGTACGGACAGCGTCCAGAAAATGGTTATGGATAATTTAAGTGCCGAACAAATCCTCGCCACATGGCAGAAGGACGTGGAGGCGTTTAAACAAAAGAGTCGGCAATATTATCTCTATAACTAA
- a CDS encoding purine-nucleoside phosphorylase, whose translation MMTIKTNPFAEDEQVAKAERFVCSRVGEIPSIAIVLGSGLGYFAENIEARYTLDSREIPGYPPPTVEGHSGKLIFGTIDGVPLIAIQGRSHFYEGRTIAEVTFYVQLLNRLGVKNLILTNAAGGIRSEMRPGDFVVLTDAINFTQIEIFSPEETEKSPFDIELMEMAKRVANERKIRLLEGVYCWTTGPSYETSLEIKTMRDFGADVVGMSTVPEALMAKHLGMKVLGISLVTNLAAGIGQNPLSHEEVQQAAEAIKKPYSIFISAVIAEMQNKELNK comes from the coding sequence ATGATGACAATAAAAACCAATCCATTTGCAGAAGATGAACAGGTGGCTAAAGCCGAGCGGTTTGTCTGTTCTCGCGTGGGAGAAATTCCTTCGATCGCTATTGTTCTTGGCTCCGGCCTTGGTTATTTTGCCGAGAATATTGAAGCGCGGTACACGCTCGACAGTCGTGAAATACCCGGCTATCCTCCGCCAACGGTCGAAGGTCATTCCGGCAAACTGATTTTTGGAACGATCGACGGTGTTCCACTCATTGCTATCCAAGGACGCAGTCATTTTTACGAAGGACGAACCATCGCGGAAGTGACTTTTTATGTTCAATTGCTGAATCGGCTTGGCGTTAAAAACTTGATCTTGACGAATGCAGCTGGCGGAATTCGATCGGAAATGCGCCCCGGCGATTTCGTCGTTCTCACCGATGCGATCAATTTCACGCAGATCGAAATCTTTTCCCCAGAAGAAACCGAAAAATCACCATTTGATATCGAATTGATGGAGATGGCTAAACGAGTCGCCAATGAACGGAAAATTCGCCTTCTCGAGGGCGTTTATTGTTGGACAACCGGACCAAGTTATGAAACGTCGCTGGAAATTAAAACCATGCGTGATTTCGGAGCGGATGTCGTTGGCATGTCAACTGTTCCGGAGGCGCTGATGGCAAAACATCTCGGTATGAAAGTTCTCGGCATCAGTCTGGTGACGAATCTTGCGGCGGGAATCGGTCAGAATCCGCTTTCGCATGAAGAGGTTCAGCAGGCGGCGGAAGCGATTAAAAAACCCTATTCAATTTTCATATCGGCGGTAATTGCGGAAATGCAAAACAAAGAATTAAATAAGTAG